Within Cydia fagiglandana chromosome 10, ilCydFagi1.1, whole genome shotgun sequence, the genomic segment atatatgtatgtatatgtatgtttgttcctATGTGGCACTCCAGAGACCAAACGCGTGAACCGACTTTGATAATTCTTACGTCAATCGAACCGTCTTACTCTTGCGTGTGTCACTAAGGACATGACAGTAATCAAAATTCAATATGGCGACAACCAGAcgccaaaattaaaaaaaaaaagttaacgaaATATGTCGAGTGGGGTATCACTgaataggtataaaaaaaaaatcagttatAGGTTTCTTttacagtttttagggttccgtacctcaaaaggaaaccTTATAGGATCAGTCGtgcgtctatctgtctgtctgtctgtccgtctgtcacagcctattttctccgaaactactggaccaattaagttgaaatttggtacatatatgtccCGAATGTTGAAGTTGCTGTTTCGTATAAgaatgtatagtttgttttatctgtgtcataacgattcgtatgcctcgttccggatccgtcacaagcgatttggacattatttttaaactccaaggtccaaaattgacatacgaaatgttaatcatgaaactgattcaatgttctcgactactgaacttgtttttttcttttcagttttttttttattttttttctaaagatagcttttttatgtatctcgctcgcactaatatgccagggtacgagcgagatgcgagcgaactcgtggtaaggctactgatcgggggttagggttaggagttaaggcagtggtgggcaaagtacggcccgcgggccaggTCCGGCCCGCGAAAGGGTATTAACTGGCCCTGCcggtcatttaaaaaaatgtaatatggccagcaatataataaaaatacatttttgctgTAAATCCGGCCCTCCTCTGAAATTCCTTCAAGTTTTGGCCCCtcatgaagaaagtttgcccaccGCTGAGTTAAGGGGTCAGGGATTAAGGGGGCAAGACCCAAGCTATGCATGGCACATATAcatgtggggtattaaatgaaagccaattgcCATGCCAAACAACATACTCAAAGCTGGTAGCGGTTTCCAGATCTGAACTATCTCTTCGAtcatttcccataaggcatagtTAGTACTAATTGTAGTGTATTATTTCAAACTtgtgataaaatttaaatcataaatttattacaaaaatgtaGCCCTTCCAACGTTTTGtgaagtttatttattatttttacatatctCATTCAGTTAATTCACTTCCTTGTTAGGAAAGATAATATCGACTGCTTTAATTTCTTCTTGAGTCATATGTTCATCGCCCCACCCCCACAAATTGGTACCATCGCCAGTTCTTTTAGCTCTGAGGTCTATGGCTTTAGTTGACACGGTCTTTATCTCAGACGCCCAGCCCAGCCAAGcgaaaaaatcaataaatttcGTTGTCAAGTTCAAAGCATTATTGCCTAATTCTGCAGTGCGGTAATCCCAGGGAAAAACGTGGTGGTAATTATGAAAACCCTCCCCAACGGCTAATATCGACACAAGTATATTCTGGCACGGTAATATTTTGTTGTCATAGGGTTTTTGTCCGTAGAAATGTGCAGCACTGTTGACCAAAAATGTGATGTTAAGGCAGACTGTGTAGCGAAGAATTGTAAGATGCCAGGCGTTGTTTAGTGATTCTCCCCAGAAGTACATCGGAATCAGTGTAGGCAGCCCGAAGCATACGCTACCAAAAATAGGTAGAGCATACCTGTAAAAAATTAGAAATACGTTTATCAAAATCATAGTTCACGCGTATATTTAGAAACTTTGCCTATTTCGCCGACCAACTCATTCGATTACGGCGATCTTGGCAACTTGCAGCAAGTAACATATTGTGAATGGAAAATACCAACCAGATTTTGATTCCTCTATGTCTTTGGTGTCCATCATCACCTAGATCCTAGTTAACAAAGTTAGCTACGTAAGCAGaataattataggtaccttTAAACCTAATCCTACttatttaatacctattatCGATGCGAAATTAAAACAACTCTCTGTTTGGAAATAAGATTTAGAGTTTTTATCCCGGAAATCACCCATTGAGGTGCAGTCAAGTGGTCCAGCAGAGTTTTTGAAACATTGTAGTGCCTTTTTAGATCGGTGCGGTTGACAAGAGGTACATATTTATTCTAACTAATACTCACTTCTTTTGGAACATAAGCACCGGATTGTTGTAAACGTCGGACATGTCGATAGTCTTCCCCTTCGACAAAACCTCTGGATGCTTCTTCACCATTAGCCAACCAATGTGTGAGAAGAAGAAACCTCTCTCCGCGTTATGAGGGTCAGCATCTGTGTCACTGTACTTGTGATGGAGTCTGTGGTCCCTGATCCACTGCACGGCTGAGTTTTGGAATGCCACAGAGTTCATTATGATGAGGAGGATTTCTAAAGCTCGGTTGGCCTTATAAGTTTTGTGGGACCAGAGCCTGTGGGCGCCAGCCGTAATGCCGATCAATCCAGCAATACACAGAATTATAGCTAAAATgaaaacatattatttttataaaatccaaGTGATAATCTCCAACGCAATCCAGTATCCAGAAACCCGCCGAGAATAATGGTAGTTATTACATCTGGCATATCGCGGAACGAAAACTCAGACTCACCCAGAAAAATTGTACACCATTTCGCTGAAGTAAAACATAAATATAGGCCGTATAGGGCAGCTATATGAAGGTAGCTGAATGACAGTACATATCGGTACAGTATTTCATAATCCCTTGGCTTTTGGATTGGTACATCTTGCTGCGCTGATGCCTTTTCATCTCTATTTTTAGTCACGCCAGCTACATTTGGGCCATCAACCATGATGTCTTGTCTTTGTTTCTGTAAAAAAAACCACGGTTAAtgtgtagtacctacctatatgagTTCATCCTACGATCACAAAGTCCAGTAAAAAGTCCCGCCAGGAAATACAATATTTTCGAGTAACTATTAGTCAGTCCAAGTTGCTTTGCACCGACTTGGTAAGCGACAGAATATCGAGGTGCCAAATTCCAATTAACATGACGTCTATAGTGGTATTTCCACACTTTGTCGCTGCAGTCAGTTAGCTACACATCTATGGCTAGGCAACATCCCACGCCccacaaaataaatacaagCAGCACGACTATATCATTCTGCTGAAACCGCAACCCAAATGACAATCGTTTACTACAAGACATACTTATTGTTGTCTGTGTGGCTGCCCTGTAAATAGCGAGACCTATTACTAATACTTCGCTATCGTGAGTTAGATCCATAGGAAATCAATCAAACAATCTAAGGAATTTCTCAAGTGTTTTGAGCTCGTATTACGATACGCACATCGACGGCGACGTGAGCACGCGACGTGACACACTAAAATAAGTTACAGACTAGTTAGTCAGCACAAGAAACGTTAGAACCAATATTTGACAGTAATTCAACCTTCCGTTTTCCAGCTGCAAACACTAGTTGTAGGAGCAATTGCTCGAATAATATGGCACAATTTTGCAAAGCCACACTTCCCTAGGATCATTACATTGGATAAATACGGCCCCCAATAGCAGCCCCCTCTGTACATAGTAAATTAACAACTTACCAGCAATAGGTATTAACAGACGCGAGACGCACTTAGTTTGATAAATTTTGACTATACACTTAAAACTTGGCTTGCTGAGCGGCACTTATATAGTATCGAAGAATTTCCAGCTTCgaaataattatgaaaatgtaatgtattttgtaatgtttaaatatttaatgttatttattacaattttgAAAGTTAATATGTAATTGTTTATATAATaacacttaaaaaattacataccGGTGTGCCTATAATTATATAAGGAACAATCACGTGAACTTCCAAACATTTGATGAATGAAACAAAACTAAAATAGCAAtgaagtatgtacctacctacatatttaacaaaaatattcGAATCGTCTTCATAGAATTATGTGTTCCGTTGTCCATGACTTATTTTACAAGttaaaagtttattaaaaacaaaggaTAGCTAGATGACCGGatttttataggtaggtatgttagCCCTGTAAAAACGTATCAAAACAATATCTACTGCCTAATCCtcaattttctctttaaatatCCAAGTCAATCCTCAGTTTATCTAAACTGAAAAGTAATAGTGTGAAACCATattcaataattttaaattatctgTTTGTCACAAAATACAGCCATCAAAATtcctaaacaaattaaaatggctatttgtgtatttaatttgtttaattattacGGTACCCCATAAACAGAAcattgttctaatacttctaatacgTCTAACAGCatgtaggtaataataatataagaacAATTTATTCATGTTTTCATTgtcaaaaaatgaaaaaaatacctGCAATGAAAAAATCCTACATAGTAGGATATGCAACTGTTTTCTGAAAAAccaggtaggtacttacataacaACACGTTTCGTGTGATGCACAGACGGTTTTCTGTGGTGTGATGACTTGATGACTCATGTACGAAAAACCAACAAGTGATCTTTTGATCTGTTGATAAATGTACTTAGGTAAACGGAGTCCCGTCGAGGGAACTCAAAGTTTAGATCACAAATTAGCCTCATGCGTGACTTATCCCTCTGCCAAAATCTTTGCATAATGTGCAAGAACTGCAAGAAGTCACGTAAATACAATGCCACAATCATTAATGGTCATACTCATAAACATAATCGCCTCGCAAGCGATCACTGATGACCGCTTTTAAGACAATATTTTGCATCAACAATTGGATTCTGCTCATCTGCGTCAATGTTTGAGTCAGAACCAACTCTGCAAAAggaaattccatcatcatcatttgcagTAAGTATATACTTACTAAATGAAGAGAAGACGTAAAATTACTCAGAATACATTAAAACACAAAGTTGCTATTGTTTTAAATCAGGCACATTTAGTAGAGTTTGCACCTTCATTATTGAGTTTTTGTTAGGTACAGCCAAGTAGAGCCCAAAAaatgttaagtacctactaactgTTTTAACTATGTAATAGGTa encodes:
- the LOC134667848 gene encoding acyl-CoA Delta(11) desaturase-like encodes the protein MVDGPNVAGVTKNRDEKASAQQDVPIQKPRDYEILYRYVLSFSYLHIAALYGLYLCFTSAKWCTIFLAIILCIAGLIGITAGAHRLWSHKTYKANRALEILLIIMNSVAFQNSAVQWIRDHRLHHKYSDTDADPHNAERGFFFSHIGWLMVKKHPEVLSKGKTIDMSDVYNNPVLMFQKKYALPIFGSVCFGLPTLIPMYFWGESLNNAWHLTILRYTVCLNITFLVNSAAHFYGQKPYDNKILPCQNILVSILAVGEGFHNYHHVFPWDYRTAELGNNALNLTTKFIDFFAWLGWASEIKTVSTKAIDLRAKRTGDGTNLWGWGDEHMTQEEIKAVDIIFPNKEVN